Part of the Erwinia amylovora genome is shown below.
GATAAGCAGGGGGTAATGAATTACTTCCCTCATGCTGCGAATGAAAAAGAAATAACAATAACAAGGGCTAGAGCAAGAGCCATTGAAAGGAATATGGGGCTCTATAAAGATTCATTATCGGGAGGATTTAAAGTTCGGAAAATTAACGGAATTAATGGGCTAAACCCAAGAAGCCCATTAGCTGGTAATGATTACTTTAAAGGCCCAGGACAGCACCTTCCAGGTGGCGCGCCTGAAATGGTTATCAACTCTCAATCAACTACTGATAACTCTATTATTAATACAATCCTAACTGTAAGCGTGGGAAAATAGTATGCTTAACAATATATTAGTTACGATTTTGGAGCCGAAAAGAATTGTCGTCGAATTAAGGGGAGTTGATGACGCTTCAGTATTGTTAGCTCTGGGTTTTTCTAAGAAAGGCAATGCTTATTCAATTAATTTCGATAATGAAAAAGAGCAATTATCTCTTGTCGAAAAACTTGCTGGGGCTGGCGCTCTATTCTCTTACGGTCATGGTTGGGCACCCTCCGAATTAATGGCGTACTTAAAAGATCAAGGAAAAATAAATTTCCCTTATAAGATTATTTTATGGCGTTCACCGGATCATTACGAAATAATAGATAAATGAGATGCAACCGGAAGCGATCCCCGATCCTTCCGGCCTTTTACCTTCACCCGCCCTTCACGCCAGCATCGTCTTGATCCGGCGTTTAGCCTGCTCCAGCTCCAGCTCCTGCTGCTGCGCCTTAAGCTGCTGTTCCATTGCTCTTAGCCGCCTCTCCTCGCGGCTGTCGGGGATCGGCAGCAGACAGCCGTCCGGCACCGTCAGATTAACGCCAGTTCCCACCGCAATACCCGCCTCCGCCAGCCACTTGCCCGCAATACTGACCTGTGGCGTATCGCGTTCGCCGCCCTTTGGGCGGTAGCCGACGGTAACACGCCGCTGCATTTTGGACATTCCCCGTTCTGACCTGCATCGTCATTCGCTCCCGGTTCGTTGCCTGTGGTTAGCGGGCTGGCGGTTCGTTGAAAAACCGTTTTCACGGGGGAACAGGATCGTGAGAAGGCATCGCGCCAGACGTCATGCCGGAGTGAAAGGTGTTGCGTGATAAAACGCATCGGGCAGTGCACTGCGCCCATGCCGCGATCGGCCTTCGTCACGTTCGTCAGGCAGTCAGACTAAGAAAGGCTAAGCCTCCCGGTCACTGTCGGTAAAAAGGAGTTACGAACGACGTGTAATGCTGTAATACATTACGGTTAACTCATTACGGCAGAGATATCAGGGCAACATTAAACGTGCGGCTGGATGACAAACTGAAAGTTGCCAGCCGCAGAGACCTACTCAGGCAGGCGAAACGTGATGCTGGCATATCTGAAGCCCGCCGGCATGCGGGGTTTCGCTTTCTGGCATCCATTGACGGTTGCACCTTCTTAACGACGACCGGATCGGTGAAATGCCGCTGTCGCTGCCTGACAACAACGATAATGCTTATAGTGACGTGCACAATCTGCAGGATCGGCGGGATAAATCCTGGCGTTATCATCTGGCAGCCCCCGTTGCACAGGCGCTTCTCGCCGCTCAGGCTCTTGCACTTCCCTCACGGCGCGTATCAATGAGGAGCTGACAGATGCAGCAGTCTGTTTCCGGGAACCACCGCCAACCGTATCGGGGACTGAAAACCCTGGTTTGCCGAAACGGTTTTTTTCGCCTGAAATATGCGCTTTCCGGCGTACTGAAGAGATGAACGTTCGTTCAGTGTGCGTTTAGCCCGTTAACCCACTGCTGCCAGTGCAGCGCATTCGCCTTATCCAGCGCGATCAACGCCTGCTGTGCCTCATGCCGCCAGGCGTTCAACAGCGCTTTGCGCCCGGCCACAGCGAATCGACTGCAAAGTTGTGCCGCAGACTGCCCCTCAATCAGCGCGGCGTACAGCAGCGGGAAATGCCCCCCCTGACTGACCAGCCGACCCAATGCGGCGAAGCTGGCCTCGAACGGCCGCTGCGCCCAGGCAAATCCTGCCAGCTCCTGCCAGTCGTCATCGTTCAGCAGCAGGTCACGCTGCGCGTCCAGCGGCAATTCTTCCTGTTCTGACTGCTGGCGTAACCAGTAACCATCACGCGCCAGCCGCCGTGTTGCCCGCTCTGCCAGCTGCTGCCCGCTGGCTGAAAGCGGGTAAATGGCCATTGCCGTATAGCAGCCGCTGCTGGCTTCACGCTGGCTGCCAAACCGCACCAGTTGAAAGCCGCAGCGCTGCCAGAACCGCCACAGCCGGGGGGTAAAACCAAAACTGACCGAAAGGAAATCCAGCCCGTGCACTGCCTGACAGCAGCGAGTAATCAGCTGCTGGCCAATCCCGCGACCGCGCAGTGCGGGCGCCAGCGCAATGCGGCTGATACGCCGCGAACGCAGCTGCGCGGCTTCAGCCAGGCCGGCATGCGCCGCCAGCGACTGCGCAACCAGGTTGCCACGAGGACGGCGGTAGCCTGCCCAGACAGCGGCGGCAAGTTCGGCTGACAGGCCCCCCTCATCCACCAGCCACAGCGCGCCCTGCACATTGTCCCCCTGCAAGGCGGCGCTGAAATGCATACCGGGTGCATCCATCATCCGGCGCAGATCAAGGGGAGAGGTTCGGTAGTGGGCGCTGGTCAACAGCTGGTAGATGGCGGCCATGCTGGCGGGGCGTCGCGCCCAGTCGGCCTGCTCTAACGACTGAATGACCACCGTATCTGATTGGGGGACGGAGACCGCATCATCAAGTAGCAGCGCCTGGCTGATAAACTGCTCCAGCGGATCGTTCACCGCATAGCGTAACGGCAAATCGAGCTGATAGCGGGTGACATCCGGCAACGTAGCACAAAACTTCAGCATGAATCCGCGCCCGGTTCCTTCGTAGCCTTGCACCGTAGTGGTCAGCAGCACATAAGGGAATAAGGCGACCAGCTGCTGTAATTGCGGGGCCGGTATCGCGGCCGCCTCATCAATCAGCAGCCAGTCAATACCTGC
Proteins encoded:
- a CDS encoding SymE family type I addiction module toxin, with product MQRRVTVGYRPKGGERDTPQVSIAGKWLAEAGIAVGTGVNLTVPDGCLLPIPDSREERRLRAMEQQLKAQQQELELEQAKRRIKTMLA
- a CDS encoding tRNA(Met) cytidine acetyltransferase TmcA, with product MSDLLQAAAQIKRQGWRRLLVISGDAFWCEQQAAACMAQLPGDWLTVGEQPLSALHCAPQAIRTLLGREFRHALFDARRGFHAEALAALSGTLHAGSWLIMLVPAWHRWPLQPDADSLRWSECASPIPAPFFIRRFRQLLLADQRAVLWRQHHACTIPDLTDLPTWPGDNSGQQQQILTKLLRARPGIYVVTAARGRGKSALAGMLAARWPGRCLVTAPAKVSTDVLAHYAGPHFQFIAPDRLLVEARQHRAGIDWLLIDEAAAIPAPQLQQLVALFPYVLLTTTVQGYEGTGRGFMLKFCATLPDVTRYQLDLPLRYAVNDPLEQFISQALLLDDAVSVPQSDTVVIQSLEQADWARRPASMAAIYQLLTSAHYRTSPLDLRRMMDAPGMHFSAALQGDNVQGALWLVDEGGLSAELAAAVWAGYRRPRGNLVAQSLAAHAGLAEAAQLRSRRISRIALAPALRGRGIGQQLITRCCQAVHGLDFLSVSFGFTPRLWRFWQRCGFQLVRFGSQREASSGCYTAMAIYPLSASGQQLAERATRRLARDGYWLRQQSEQEELPLDAQRDLLLNDDDWQELAGFAWAQRPFEASFAALGRLVSQGGHFPLLYAALIEGQSAAQLCSRFAVAGRKALLNAWRHEAQQALIALDKANALHWQQWVNGLNAH